A single Anopheles arabiensis isolate DONGOLA chromosome 2, AaraD3, whole genome shotgun sequence DNA region contains:
- the LOC120894831 gene encoding ubiquitin-conjugating enzyme E2 G1, with the protein MSEPQSSLLLKKQLAELSKNPVEGFSAGLIDDNDIFRWEVLIIGPPDTLYEGGFFKAHLHFPKEYPLRPPRMKFVTEIWHPNIDRNGDVCISILHEPGDDKWGYEKASERWLPVHTVETILISVISMLADPNDESPANVDAAKEWREAYPEFKRKVARCVRKSQEDC; encoded by the exons ATGTCAGAACCTCAGTCGTCCCTGCTGCTTAAGAAACAACTGGCGG AGCTGAGCAAAAATCCTGTGGAAGGATTTTCAGCCGGTCTGATCGACGACAATGACATCTTCAGATGGGAAGTACTCATCATTGGACCTCCAGATACTCTATA CGAGGGCGGATTCTTCAAGGCACACCTCCACTTCCCGAAGGAGTACCCGTTGAGACCGCCGCGCATGAAGTTCGTCACAGAGATCTGGCACCCGAACATCGACCGCAATGGTGACGTTTGCATCAGCATCCTGCACGAGCCGGGCGATGACAAGTGGGGCTACGAGAAGGCATCGGAGCGCTGGCTTCCGGTGCACACGGTCGAGACGATTCTAATATCGGTCATTTCGATGCTGGCCGATCCGAACGACGAGTCGCCGGCGAACGTGGACGCGGCGAAGGAGTGGCGAGAGGCGTATCCGGAATTTAAGCGAAAGGTAGCCCGGTGTGTTCGGAAGAGTCAGGAAGATTGTTAG